Part of the Impatiens glandulifera chromosome 8, dImpGla2.1, whole genome shotgun sequence genome is shown below.
aggaggccgaagaagcagaggccgatagggtAACTCTAAAACTCCTAAAGATCGCCAAAGAGCGGGCCGAGTCGATTGAGGAGTTATACTtggaatggcacgagcaccggttcggcaCACCGTATAGGGAAATCCTACTGGGCCACACAAACTTGGAATGCATCCACAGACTAGAGGAGGTGGAGGACTTGATCATGAATCTCACAAActccaacacaattcaagaggtaTTACACCGAACCTGCCTCTTAAAACCAAAGGTCCAACTACGGAAGCTAACCAcacgcatccggaaaattacggaggagTTCAAAGCGGTGGGACCGGAAGACACCTTAACACCGCGGGTGTtagaaaggcttgaaaaagccaaaggagACCTCATTCAAGAAATTGACCGGCTAGAAGCAATATGCAGTCAAAGAAAAATACCGGTCTACACTGCTACCCGGATCGAAACAAGTCCGGATCACTGtacaacacctccaagggagaatGCGGCATCAAAAGAATCCGATGAAAGAGCGGATCCTAAACCCACCGGGCAATCCCCTTCTtcacaaccggaagtctccgcATCAGACTTCACAAAGGAATGGGTTGAGGGCCGTCTCCAAAGGCTTGAAGACTCAACAGCAGAACGGATTGATAGCCgaattcaagagtttgaagactcTGCGGTTCAGCCATTCAAGGAGAGATCCCAAAGAATCGTTGgctcggcactcaagttcgccGACACCACAAGGTATCTCTTGAACAGAAATCAGGAACGGATCTCAGAAATGGACGAAGATCTGCAGGAAGAGGCGGCTCTGCGCAGTAAATATGTTAAGCGAACCGCAATTCTGGAGGATTTGACCTCCGAGTTAAAGAAAGACTTCGACCGgtttgaaagagagaccgatcaacgatGGCTGATGACCTGGTCGACACAACACTCGGACgagtctccgaactcgagaagaaaaatgagggtCTCGAGGCCGAACTTAAGGCGCTTTCCGAATAAGTTGCCGAATTGCTAAGGGTAAAGatgaacgcggacgccgcggctgtagcggctgatgctcaagcggctaagagggtccaggatgcgctggatgccgaagcGGGTAAAGAGAAGGAGGCACCGCGATCATCCCAACTtaccgaagaagaagaggaagccgAACGGATTCGAAGGTCAGAGGCCATGTTCCCAGGACTTGCTAAAAAagcagccgctcaagctgcgaaggatgcTGAGCGGTTGGAAAGGGAAACACGGAGGCTGGAAGGCTTCGCAGCCgacaacaagaagaaaaaggcggtCTCTTCTGCTTCAGCGCCAAAAAAGCGAAAGAGGGAAGCCcaaagaaagttcaaatagccgaCCTGCTCAATGAGGTCACTGAAACGGTCATCACGAGTACATCGCAGCAGGCTACTCCAGTCGAAGAggatgaagttgaagaacacCTGCAGGcccggtctacaagacaacgaccttccgaaccgaccagtcaaccgcaaccgaagaagaaaaagcggagcatatatgacttctcggactcggaatatGGGCTCTCTTTCCTTTACTTGTCTTAGCATTTTTacatattatgttattttcggttatctatcttatatataaagctatttttgaaaccggccactTTTTGcgtttctacttagttttgataattttaaataatataatcaaaaagggagaaattgataagataaaagataagacttttccaaaaattttctcaaattttttcgaaaaattctcctaagtcaatttcaaaaatccggacaaataaaacaaccggcctacggttgcaaacttacatgattttgataattttaaataaaataatcaaaaagggagaaattgttagataaaatcagaccggttcaaataaacttaacttaaataaactttctatgcaggaacaaggaaccggaccggataaacaaaagaccaggctaaagaaaactaaccggtcaagctagtaaaccgaccaagaatacctggaacttgaccgcacaaagaaaggatcggccaaagcttaaaaccggaaacatcaaacagccgatcagccacaaggcagaggaataaccggaagaaatccggttacatcactcataccaaaagtcattcggttaagacaaatggccgaccagtacaagaagataattcgggtatctgttgagaatgataccaaaggaacagactgaacacttcaatatccatacaagtctgaggaaagactgtaggctgcagaagacagtactaccggatctttccacttcaggataagtcagaaagaagatcttccaagtacagacaactgtccaacagacagtgcctacattgagtaaaagacaaacctagcaggtctgtcttacataccggaagagcAGACTAccaagtctgaggttgaccatcaggtctgaggaaacgaccgcaggtctgaatctctgaatcactgaatcactgcacctctgctcagccaatcaaattcaaggcagtgaaatatgatcgttgacatatttcacctataaaaggggcagttgaagaagagtaaatgcgggacacagcgcgacacagtgggacaagtgagaaactctaagagcatttattaagattgtgttgttctaagaaagcctaagtgcaaAAGCTAAAGTGTGTTTTataatttcggtgtaaattgtaatagtgttatcgagcaggaaataagtctcgatcggattgtacttgtattccttagtgaatatccttctcgcggtttcgagaggaatgggtgacgtatgagttttatctccgaacatccataaaatctgtcttgttatttactgtctgccggtttcacTATCTAACCGATCTATACCGCTCTAACCTACCTAATCCCATCTAAGCCGAATTTCCAGAGTACCGAAATcgacccatcaaatctcaaatctccatcatctaaaaccgattctgcctatcatataagtgtgccgcttcaacctgaaagcaaacctcttccgcgcttgaacctagttcaagggtttgtgacaggttgtgtagtattgaaaccccggtgttaatctctaaccggattaaccaccacccttcgagtgagaaccgctaaccggtccaacccccggtcctccaacggctacctagatcctaacaaaaaaaagtatatctaaaatttagttaattattttgaaacttAATTAGAATGACCATGTCAAAACACACTTCtaagttaaatatattcattattaattataagatatttacaatatttatatattattaagaattaagttaatttaactAGTTTATGAATAATAAGCTAGCTAATATATAAACTacattattcttatttaataatgtaaataatattaaatacagttacataattaagtttatttatataatgtataacAATACTATAtggattattaatattaaattaatgtcataattataatttatttaaaaaattattgagatgttgggttaaatgatataaaaactgaaaaggagaataatataattaattatatatatatttaaaattaaaattaaaccaaGTAAAAACTCTATACGTAAAatgatttgttattgtttatttttacgAATAAGCATCTTATAAGTTTATTGactatctttatttatttattctcttaaaattaataaaatttattattaagaaattagGAGAATGTAAAATAAGAATTGAGgagaagataattaattattttaaaaaaaagtatttgtatttttttgggTGAGAATTAATtgcaatttttattaaaaaaaatataagttttaataagttaaattattaaaataaaatacaaataaaatctaaataaaacaGATTAAAATATGgggttaaaaaaacaaaatgaatttcTAAATAGAGTTTAAAAGAGTtagtttaaacatttttttttgaaaaatcattggaattttttaactaaaattataaagtttttaatatgttaaataattaaaataacatctaatataataaatctaaacaataacacgtaaaatatagaattttaaaacaatcaaatgaattttttttaaataaggagtaaaatttgagtttaaataatgtaaaatatttataattatttataaaatttgatatttaatgaaggtataaaattatgataattgaTTAAGTGTTAATTTAGATTTAACGATGAGAAACAGAAGTATATGATGAAAAATCTGAAaagacattttaatttttttatcaaattatataaaattttaatatataaagtaataaaatttaatctattctaatataataaaatctaaaaaacacgaaaatttagagttttaaataaatgtaaaatatttgtaattatttataatatatctttatattaaattttgtagtTGAGAAAATTTGATAATGGAGATATGAAATTATGATAATAGATTatgtatgaatttatatttaatgattacAAACAAGTAACGAGGTGCATGacaaaaaaatctgaaaagacattttaaagttttaaaataaaataaaatctaataagTTATGTATAATCTATTCAAAAAAATTTCTCATCATCTCTATGTGAATAGAGCTCAAATCAAgatctcctttctctctctatgaaTGGAGCTTCCAAACCTTTGATCTAGCTTTTCCCAATCTCCTATTGTCGATCAAAACTGAGCAACAACCCCTGAAACTGTTTAAGGTTGAAACGTTTGTCAAAGTAAGTATTCCACATTTTTCTGTAAATCTTTATATATTTGATGTGTGGGTGAATACTCATTTGAAAAATATCTctaataacatttataaatttaggtttcaatttgatttataagttttttttgtttagattaACTAATagaatacaattttttatttgaatattttacttaatattgGAATGTGTAAAATTTGCAGGAATATGAGtaaacttgataaaaaaaagggCTCAAGTTACTATCGAGGAGGAAACTGAAGAGGTATGATTATTGGgtatatattatagttttaattcagattttttttttcatttcaatgaTTTATGACTATTATGTTTAACTATGTTAGGATGAAACAATAATGGAACAAGTACAAAGGAAGAAAACAAGAAAGACTACAAAAAAAGGGACTACAAAAAAAGGGACATCGGACAACACACACAAACAAGCTTCAAAATCGAATGGTAGATCTGTTTCTAATAACATAAATCCTTCTTCATCAGTTCCTCAATCCAACAATACTTCCACCAACATTCAACCAAACTCTAAACTAATAACATCAAGGGGTCCTCCTACGCAAATCAACAACCAAACCATGAGCGCACCAACTATTACTCCATCTTCAATCATTCTTGATAACCACCATCTAATTCAACCACCATCTCAACCTCTAACAGAAGAAGATTTAACAATGGATGGTGACCACAAACCACaaactcaaaaatatttattaggaTCAAAGGGGACAAGTAAATATCTTCTATTTGAATAATGTACATATGCgattaatacaatatttttactttcaattcaataaatattatattgtatatatatatacatatatatgtagTTTCGAACCAGACATTACCAAAGAAGTCAATGGTATTGTCGCTGGATTATGGAGAGGATCTTTCTTAAATTGGAATGAAGTTTCTCAACACATCAAAGACTTGTGGTGGGCTCATTTCCCAgtatgttaaaaaaatgattataaatttataatattttaaaaattataggttaatcttataattaatttaaatgattgatTGCAGCAAAAATTTTGTTGGGATTCCATAATGGAAGTTGGTGTGAATAAAATGTTCAAAAAAAAGCTAGTACAAAGATATGAAACTTTTTGACCCGTGCTAAGAAGTATTTGAAGAAGCCCCCACATATAACCATAGAAGACTGGGCTGTAATGAAGATAAAATTTGACGATCCTAATTATATGCTAAAATGCAACAAAGCGCAGGGCAACAGAAACAAGTACACTGCTGATGGTGGAGCTTCATATTGTGGAGGGTCAATAAGCGCAAACAAACATCGACGAAGAATGGTTagtaacatataattttttatgtttcttttattaaaatatctcaaatattaATCTTTTGATGTTAACCATTTATTGTTAATCTTTTTAGACAATAGAGCTTGGAAGACCACCCGATGTGATGGAAACATTTGCAAGAACTTATAGAAAAAAAGATGGAACTTGGAGTGGGGATAGAGCAGCAATAGTAGTGGTATGTTtacaaattaatcaatttattttaatatgtctataaaaaacatataaattta
Proteins encoded:
- the LOC124913406 gene encoding calponin homology domain-containing protein DDB_G0272472-like — encoded protein: MGRDSALFRHLSQVDFEEIWLKGTSEAKEVIDRDGKEADDEGDDKDKEEAEEAEADRVTLKLLKIAKERAESIEELYLEWHEHRFGTPYREILLGHTNLECIHRLEEVEDLIMNLTNSNTIQEVLHRTCLLKPKVQLRKLTTRIRKITEEFKAVGPEDTLTPRVLERLEKAKGDLIQEIDRLEAICSQRKIPVYTATRIETSPDHCTTPPRENAASKESDERADPKPTGQSPSSQPEVSASDFTKEWVEGRLQRLEDSTAERIDSRIQEFEDSAVQPFKERSQRIVGSALKFADTTRYLLNRNQERISEMDEDLQEEAALRSKYVKRTAILEDLTSELKKDFDRFERETDQRWLMTWSTQHSDESPNSRRKMRDALDAEAGKEKEAPRSSQLTEEEEEAERIRRSEAMFPGLAKKAAAQAAKDAERLERETRRLEGFAADNKKKKAVSSASAPKKRKREAQRKFK